In Deltaproteobacteria bacterium, the DNA window GTTCCCGTACTTGCCGCCGTTGCAGTTGACGCCGTAGACCATGTTCTCTATGGACCTCATCCTGTTCACCAGGGTGAACCAGTCGTAGGGGTCGAACATGAACTGCTGCGGGTAAGGCGGGAATATCGTGGGCTTCAACAGCACCTCGGCGCCGTTGAAAGCCAGCTGCCGCGCCACCTCCGGGAAGAACTGGTCATAGCAGACCATGCAAGCCAGGTTACCCAGCTCCGTCTC includes these proteins:
- a CDS encoding nitrilase, coding for MNPWIPLELSTSPHDLLDGYKAPIFPVVETELGNLACMVCYDQFFPEVARQLAFNGAEVLLKPTIFPPYPQQFMFDPYDWFTLVNRMRSIENMVYGVNCNGGKYGN